The DNA region ctccagaatctcccaggtcattgtgactcaggtccagctctatcagggagtttggtgactgtagaacagcagccatAATTCCACAAGACTTCTCTGAGATtttgcattcagcaagtctgcataacaacatgagaaagatcaaatattacagagatggataaatgggaTACAAGGTGCCCCGATACATCAACACCATCAAGAGATCTTTCACAGGTCCTCCCATgccaaatcaaacacacacacacacacacacacacacacacacacacaaacacaatacaccTGATACACACTTGATTAGATTGGCTGATTATTGATTGATACATGATATATTATATTTGTTGTTTGTGAGAACTAGTCCCTCTGCAGTCACAGTAACAggttacatactgtagtctCCTTGTTAAACACTAGAATTAAATTAGATTCACTCCTGGGTTTCCCGATTTCAAATACTGTCTTGTTCTGTGTTCGGACTATACATTaggagatgtactgtatctttTATACAGAAGAAGAGCTTTTTTGCTGAagtctgtcaatcaaatgttctgttctgtttataGATGACACAGTAGGGGTTAGGCTACTGAATGCAATTTTAGGTATCTTCTATCCACTTCTGTGAATGtaagaatcaatcaatcaatcaatcaatcaatcaatccagacTACAACTTGATGTATCTGATTCTCTAGAGTACATACTGAAGTGCTTCAACTTTGCGGTGAGGATCctccagtgtagcagataagagcttctgtgctgattctccaggatgattgttgttcacatccagctctttcacacaggaggggttcAACATCAcagccagagccagacaaacataaccttcatctgagataccacacttactgagcctgagcaagaaggaaagagagagagagagagagagttccaatTGTTACGGTAAAAAATGTTATGCTGTTTTGCTTgtgctttggcaatactgtacttaaagtcatgctaataaagcaaccttgaattgaattgagagagagtcGCTCTAAAACTATGCCACAGTAAACCCTCAGGATTCAGTCTGTTATCTTTGACAATTTAAAGCCCGTACACACCAGATATGACATGAAATCACAGAGCAAAAAAACACAGGATGTCAACACAGTCCAATGCAATTATCTAAAACATTTCATATTCTATTTCGTGCTCACATCACACGGGTTCACACACTTTCAGTAGACAGTAGCCTATTGACTTCAGTGTCTTGATGACATTATGTATAATTACATGCAgccaagaaagagattgttttgGGTTAGACATGCCCACTatgagaacaacagggagaGCTCATAAACTCATGGAGATTTAAAGCAGATTAGCCTTTGCTCATTCATGGGGTGCATTTTGGCTTGAGGTGCAGGGGAACTGAAAGCTTACGGtcatccttcccttcccttgtcTATGCTACTGATGCTGTTATGATAGAGACCACTGCAGTAGAACTATAGAACACTATTGGCTGAGCTCATCAGGACACCCATCCAtcccactacaacacacacacacacacacacacacacacacacacacacacacacacacacacacacacacacacacacacacacacacacacacacacacacacacacacaaacacacacacacacacacacacacacacacacacacacacacacacacacacacactttcatcccGCATATTGGACTGGCGTTTTGCTATTTGGGCGGACTGTTGTGACAACTTGTAGGGTAAGCACAATTTAAAATGTACATGGCAAAATGTTAAACTTGTAACCTGGAAGAAAATTAGGGTGTATGTTCCCATATGTGTTCAAGCTAACATTTTGATCACTGCTTCAACACCTCAGTTTTCAAATGTGAAATGTCACATCAAACGAGGCTAATAGAATGCAGTAACctgcttgattttgtgtgaataTTTCATCTGAAAAATAGGACTTAGTGTGTACAGGCCTTAAGACACATAAGAAAAACCAACCAAACCATAATGTGCTATgctagtcataataataatcctttacaaagacatgtatgaataacaccaaccttaatgtctgcagtttacagtggggactagacagtcccttagagagaagatggactccagaatctcccaggacattgtgactcaggtccagctctatcagggagtttggtgactgtagaacagcagccacaattccacaggacttctctgagagtttgcatccagcaagtctgcataaaaAAGGTCAAATATTGCAGATGGATAAATGGGATACAAGGTGCCTTGATAAATCAACACCTTCAAGTGATCTTCTGCAGGTCATTCCCatgccaaatcacacacacatacacacacacacacacacatacacacacacacacacacacacacacacacacacacctgaaaggtTGGTAATGTTATGAGAGGACAGAATTGTATACATATAAGTAATTCATTAACATAAGTGGCATTTCATGGCACACTATCATCCACAATCCTACTACTATGCTCAATTTCGTGTGAATATTTTATCTGAAAAATTGGACTTACTGTGTACAGATCTTaagacacatataaaacaccaaccaaaccataatgtgctatgctagtcataataataataatttacaaagacatgtctgactaacaccaaccttaaggtctgcagtttgcagtggggactagacagtcccttagagagaagatggactccagaatctcccagatcattgtgactcaggtccagctctatcagtttagagtttggtgactgtagaacagcagccacaattccacaggatttctctgagagtttgcattcagcaagtctgcataacaacataAGAAAGGATAAAATATTGcccaatcacacaaacacactcacccacccacaaccCCCTGATACCTGCACAAGACTAgtgcacatgtgcaaaattgcaAATTACTCAGTCATGCACCTACACACCTGAAAGGTTTGTAATGTTATAAGAGGACAGAATTGAACTGTATACATATAAGCAATTTCTTAACGTAAGAGGCACTTTGTGGCACACTACCAACCACAATCCTGTAGTGAAGATTTCTCAATTCttcaaatgaaaaaatgtcCACAAGGTACATTTGCAACAGCTCATTCAAATAAAACGGTGTCATAAAAAAGTGAAGTGCATGTTCACACAAGACTATTTCACCTTTAGGCATCTTTAAAGGTTTTATACCGTCGGCCTAGATTGGTACTAGACTAGTATGGGTGAACCGGTCAGGGCAGGTCAGTCTGAAAAAGATCCCATTGACGCCTGTCTCCAACTGACTTTCAGAGACGTAATCAGCAATGAAATCAAACATACAATCTACCACATCcatttcagaagtgcagcaagCACATCTTGTTGGTAATTATAGTTTTATGATAGCTATTTACTCAAttgtaaagaaataaaacagtccTAGATTTTTGGTGATTCAGGAACTAGAAGTCAATGGGCTCCTTTCCAGACTGAAAAATTaaaaattcaaatttgctaacaggttagtcTGGGTTCATCCCGGGTGGTAGTAGACTAGTGACTTCAACATTATATTGAGTCACTATAATTAGCACAGTCTCGCTATCAGAAACTCACCGTGCCTTTCTGCAGCACCTCACAGCTGGGAGCAGTCTCCTGCGTCCCTCATCtgatgtgttgtatttcttcagCTCAATCTCATCCAGCACGtcctcagacatcagaagcatgtgggccagtgctgaacagtgggcAGGAGATAACTTCTGTTTGATGTTCTTTGGTGATGACAAGAATGTCTGAATCTCTTTGTGCATGGAatcatcattcatttcaaataagcagtggAAAAGATTGATGCATCGTTCAGGAGAGAGACCTTCTCTGTTGAGCTTCTTCATGTACTGACATGTTTCCTTGATACTATAagaactgttgtgtgtgttgctcagtaGACCTTGCAGAAGTGTGTGATTTCTCTCCACAGAAATGCCCATAAGGAAGCGAAGGAAGAGATCCAGGTGTCCGTTCTGGCTCTCCAAAGCCTTATCAACTGCACTCTTCAGTAAAACATGTAAGTTTTCTTTTAATCCTAGTGCTGATTGAAGAGAAGATAAAAATGATGGATTGAGTTCATCTCTTTCCTTTTCACCGAGGAAGCATTTCAATGCCTCAAAGTTCTTAGCCAAATAcgagtgaaacacaaacacagctgccagaaactcctggacactcagatgcacaaagcagtagaccttctTCTTTTGAGATTCCACAGTTTCTGTcttgaagatctcagtgcacatgccagagtacactgaagcttcattgacatcaataccacactctctcaggtcttcctcataaaaCATGAGGTTGCCATTCTCTAGATTCTTGAAAGCCAGTTCTGCCAGCTTCAGTAAAATGATCCTCTGAGATTCCAGAAGTTTCTTTGCATCTGTTTCTGATACACTCTGATACTTCTGATCCTTTCTTGTGGTTTGGATTAGCAagaagtgtatgaacatctcagtcagcgTTTTGGGAATGTCTTTGATGTTTTTCCTTTCCAGCATCTGCTGAAGTACAGTAGCTGCAATCCAACaaaagactggaatgtggcacataatgtggagactcctggatgtctgaatgtgtgagatGATTTTGTTGGCCTGACTCTCATCtctgattctcttcctgaagtactcttccttctgtggATCATTGAATCCTCGTACTTCTGTTACCTGGTTGATGAACTGATCAGGAATCTGACTGGCTGCAGCTGGTCTtgaggttatccagatgagtgcagagggaagcagagttccctgaatgaggctcgTTATCAGAacatccactgatgatgtttgtttCACATCAGACAACGTACTGTACTGCTCTAGGTCCAGAGTCAACCGACTCTCATccaaaccatcaaagatgaacacaaccTGACAGTCTTTATATCCTTCATCATTCAGCTCCTTCAactcagggtggaagtcaagcaggagcctgtgaagactATACTGATCACCCTTgaccaaattcagctcacggaaaGGAAGGGGAAACATAAAATCTACATCCTGATTGGCTACCCCATCTGTCCAATCGAGAATGAACTTCTGAACTGAGACAGTTTTTCCAATACCAGCAACACCTTTGGTCATCACAGTTCTGATGTGCTTCtcctgtccaggtaagggcttgaagatgtcgTTGCAGTTGATTGGTATATCTTCTGTGGATTGAGATCTGGAcgctgactctacctgccaaacctcatgttccttattcaccccttcactctctcctcctgttatgtagagctctgtgtagatcttattgaggagtatctcagctcctggtttgatgatgccttcagagatgttctcaaacctcctcttcagaCTGGCTTTGTGATTCTTTATAACTCTCCTCAGGTCCTCATCTgtttaaaaatgacaaaaacaagtCATTAATCATCATAAAagtcaataataaaaaagattcATATACTCATGAACTCACtacaaatagacagagagagagagagagaaaaagagaccaCCTGCAaagtggttctgtgtgtgtgtgtttgtgtgtgtgtgtgtgtgtgtgtgtttgtctgcatgggATCAAGTCAGAAGTCGGTCTGTCCGGTCAATAGTCCCGCATTTA from Sardina pilchardus chromosome 1, fSarPil1.1, whole genome shotgun sequence includes:
- the LOC134081093 gene encoding NACHT, LRR and PYD domains-containing protein 3-like is translated as MSVSQEREEAAGPSKTPRPESAAHSCVQQSSKATHSDGGPQTQRPPSPVPSCVSMKSDRSKGDMPNFSSEPVPSGLDPQTHRPPSPVPSCVSMKSDRSMGDPPLFSSETVPSGLELRVDLTQALGPRRHQHTGHTPGRKRELDEDLRRVIKNHKASLKRRFENISEGIIKPGAEILLNKIYTELYITGGESEGVNKEHEVWQVESASRSQSTEDIPINCNDIFKPLPGQEKHIRTVMTKGVAGIGKTVSVQKFILDWTDGVANQDVDFMFPLPFRELNLVKGDQYSLHRLLLDFHPELKELNDEGYKDCQVVFIFDGLDESRLTLDLEQYSTLSDVKQTSSVDVLITSLIQGTLLPSALIWITSRPAAASQIPDQFINQVTEVRGFNDPQKEEYFRKRIRDESQANKIISHIQTSRSLHIMCHIPVFCWIAATVLQQMLERKNIKDIPKTLTEMFIHFLLIQTTRKDQKYQSVSETDAKKLLESQRIILLKLAELAFKNLENGNLMFYEEDLRECGIDVNEASVYSGMCTEIFKTETVESQKKKVYCFVHLSVQEFLAAVFVFHSYLAKNFEALKCFLENLHVLLKSAVDKALESQNGHLDLFLRFLMGISVERNHTLLQGLLSNTHNSSYSIKETCQYMKKLNREGLSPERCINLFHCLFEMNDDSMHKEIQTFLSSPKNIKQKLSPAHCSALAHMLLMSEDVLDEIELKKYNTSDEGRRRLLPAVRCCRKARLAGCKLSEKSCGIVAAVLQSPNSLIELDLSHNDLGDSGVQLLSKGLSSPQCKLQTLRLSDCLITEKDCGFLASALTSNPSHLKELDLSYNHHGESGLKLLSARLEDPACKLEILNIHHPPYRARPRLLKFSCEFTLDPNTAHRRLLLSEGNRKVTGLSEEQPYPDHPDRFTDCGQVLSREPLTGRCYWEWEWSGRNVAVGVAYKSISRSGWIGNSAKAWCLDCYSDKYTACHNGNRTVLPVPPAGSRRVGVYVEREVGTLSFYRVSSDTLTHLHTFTTTFTSEPLHAAIWVSTDSSASLI